In Chitinophaga sp. HK235, a single window of DNA contains:
- a CDS encoding RNA polymerase sigma factor, protein MHNFTINQFAINRYSTYPDTKLLLLLKDNDPLAFAEIYERYCQEIFKYAIVLVKIPEIAKDLVQDVFIKIWEAREKIEVEKSFRSYLFRVCHNRAYDIQKEIAQNRSLREQLINYYEPVIEPEALSQESDTPYGHLMKQALNSLTPQRRRIYEMCKNDKKSYEEVARELNISPNTVKNHMANTLSFLRDYLRQHSKLTPVLVWLLQKVF, encoded by the coding sequence ATTCATAATTTTACGATAAACCAATTTGCCATTAACAGGTATTCTACATATCCGGATACGAAACTACTGCTGCTACTGAAGGATAATGATCCGCTAGCCTTTGCGGAGATTTATGAGCGCTATTGCCAGGAAATTTTCAAATATGCGATTGTCCTTGTTAAGATACCTGAAATAGCAAAAGATCTGGTACAGGATGTTTTTATTAAGATCTGGGAGGCACGGGAAAAAATAGAAGTGGAGAAGAGTTTTCGCAGTTACCTGTTCCGTGTTTGTCATAACCGGGCTTATGACATTCAAAAAGAAATAGCCCAAAACCGTAGTCTGCGGGAACAACTGATTAATTATTATGAGCCGGTAATTGAGCCGGAAGCCCTGTCGCAGGAGAGTGATACGCCTTATGGGCATCTTATGAAACAAGCGTTGAACTCCCTTACGCCACAACGTCGCCGTATATACGAGATGTGCAAGAATGATAAAAAAAGTTATGAAGAAGTAGCCCGTGAGTTAAATATTTCCCCCAACACGGTAAAGAACCATATGGCCAACACGCTTTCTTTTTTGCGTGATTATCTTAGGCAGCATAGCAAACTTACTCCTGTTCTTGTTTGGCTTCTCCAAAAAGTTTTTTAA
- a CDS encoding SusC/RagA family TonB-linked outer membrane protein produces MQIKGGNVPIILPMRRRERTRIKNQSFSKAGSVLLLALLLQLSTAVQAQKVSYSGKASPAQLFSVLSEQTGYKFFYTNDGLTGMKPVSVQLKDVPLEKALSTILEGLPLEYVIQGKTVFIRKKAGVKNSLVQEQEQVQQELPRVHGIVTDEQGNPLPGITVMTKRDKRAVATNEKGFFVFPAEKGDTLVFRSISYETRLLPVRFGEQMSVTLKQQLSQLSAVTVVYNTGYQQVSKERATGSFAKPDMEIFRNRVGSRDVTDIIGRLDGQVAGLTVKSGLNNVRGGANSNGITSRRSLIRGNSSVMLDMEPLYVINGMVSPDFSAVNQDDIEDITVLKDAAAAAIYGARAANGVVVITTREGKKNQRMNIDYNGSVTVQSKPEWAHDPMLNSRQYIQAAREVFDPARFSWTSVATGYVAPHDMILYNQYRGLISADQANKSLDSLANIDGRSQMLNLLTRPSVTSSHTISASGGTNIYSYYLSLGYVNVQGINRGQESNSYRLNLTQHLNAGKRVTITLNTALNNTVSTGKGILSLANDVLPYQQFQDANGRSINMPYMTGYGDSLRQDYQARSRINLDYYPLDELNNYQQYKQTNLSANVNARVGVKLWKGLRFEGVYGYQKTPGTNDIYSDGKSLNVRKMQLSLTVAPTAASTPVYYFPLTGGTYNTSTNDQHNWVVRNQLVYEAKPRQGKDALTLQAGQEAQEQYAYNSSVNIYGYNRDLGTYPMLDYLTMSKGVPGTITGTGYLNGTFYTVARTITRFNSYFALASYSFNQKYSADMSWRQDQSSLFGSDVSSQNKPVWSLGGKWRIDKESFMSGIKWIDALALRSTYGLLGNSPYVGAATLYDVLRPNAQASSGGIGGDALTISSAANRKLSWESVKVINVGIDFAMFHNRINGSIEGYNKTTVDLLSFLPANPFTGFSQITGNLGKANNKGIEITLNSENIRTNNFRWTTRWVFGYNQNKLVSWGANSPIYNSTSSKIASSKVAGYPLGAVFAYNYVGLDSLGDPQIRLANNKVTKNPYIATGDDLVYKGVSQPKFSGGLTNTFSYKGISLSANLIYSLGHVMRRVVSFKSSGRLSDRAYFEGNLRTDFLDRWKKPGDEAFTNVPSYVSSPAIDFTRRNMDYFNYADINVVSASYIKLRDISLSYELQPALVKCLRLQRASVFAQAGNFMIWKANHYGIDPEYNADPLNGSGFYPVSKHSYSLGLRVTL; encoded by the coding sequence ATGCAAATTAAAGGTGGCAATGTCCCTATCATCCTTCCTATGAGGAGAAGAGAGCGTACAAGAATCAAAAACCAATCATTCAGTAAAGCCGGCAGTGTGTTGCTGCTGGCGCTACTACTGCAACTCAGTACGGCCGTGCAGGCACAAAAAGTAAGCTATTCAGGGAAAGCATCGCCTGCGCAACTGTTTTCCGTGCTCTCGGAGCAAACAGGGTACAAATTCTTTTATACGAATGATGGCCTTACCGGCATGAAGCCTGTTTCGGTGCAACTAAAAGACGTGCCGCTGGAAAAAGCATTGAGCACTATATTGGAGGGGCTGCCATTGGAATATGTGATCCAGGGCAAGACCGTATTTATCCGGAAAAAGGCCGGGGTGAAAAATTCACTTGTTCAGGAGCAGGAACAAGTGCAGCAGGAGTTGCCACGTGTGCATGGTATCGTAACAGATGAGCAAGGAAACCCGCTGCCCGGTATTACAGTCATGACAAAGCGCGACAAACGTGCTGTTGCAACAAATGAAAAAGGCTTTTTTGTGTTTCCCGCAGAGAAAGGCGATACGCTGGTATTCAGGAGTATCAGCTATGAAACACGCCTGTTGCCAGTAAGATTCGGTGAACAGATGAGTGTGACCCTGAAACAACAGTTGTCACAATTATCAGCTGTAACCGTAGTATACAATACTGGTTACCAGCAGGTGAGCAAGGAAAGGGCTACTGGCTCCTTTGCTAAACCCGACATGGAGATTTTCCGGAATCGGGTAGGCAGCCGGGATGTAACAGATATCATTGGCCGACTGGATGGACAGGTGGCTGGTCTCACTGTGAAATCTGGTCTCAACAATGTAAGGGGCGGAGCTAATAGCAATGGCATTACATCAAGGAGAAGCCTGATCCGGGGAAATAGCAGCGTAATGCTGGATATGGAGCCGTTGTACGTAATCAATGGTATGGTTTCACCTGATTTCAGTGCCGTGAACCAGGATGATATCGAAGACATCACTGTGCTTAAAGATGCGGCAGCAGCTGCGATCTACGGTGCCCGGGCAGCTAATGGCGTGGTAGTTATCACTACACGTGAAGGTAAAAAGAACCAGCGCATGAACATTGATTATAATGGTTCCGTAACTGTTCAGAGCAAGCCGGAGTGGGCCCATGATCCAATGCTTAACAGCAGGCAATACATACAGGCGGCCCGGGAGGTATTTGACCCGGCGCGCTTTTCATGGACCAGTGTTGCCACCGGTTATGTAGCTCCTCACGATATGATCCTTTACAACCAGTATCGGGGACTAATTTCCGCAGATCAGGCCAACAAAAGCCTGGATAGTCTGGCCAACATTGATGGAAGATCACAGATGTTAAATCTTCTCACCCGGCCTTCTGTCACTAGCAGCCATACCATATCTGCCTCCGGCGGTACAAACATATATTCCTATTACCTTTCCCTGGGTTATGTAAATGTTCAGGGCATCAATAGAGGACAGGAGAGCAACAGCTACAGGCTGAACCTCACCCAGCATTTAAATGCCGGCAAACGCGTCACCATAACGTTGAATACGGCATTGAACAACACTGTCAGTACCGGTAAGGGCATACTGAGCCTTGCGAATGATGTGCTGCCTTATCAGCAGTTCCAGGATGCAAATGGGAGAAGCATCAATATGCCTTATATGACAGGTTATGGCGATTCGCTTCGGCAGGATTACCAGGCTCGCAGCCGTATTAACCTGGACTATTACCCACTGGATGAACTCAACAACTACCAGCAGTATAAACAGACCAATCTGAGTGCGAATGTAAACGCCAGAGTGGGCGTAAAGCTCTGGAAAGGTCTTCGGTTTGAGGGTGTTTACGGTTATCAGAAAACCCCTGGTACCAATGATATTTATTCCGACGGTAAGAGCCTCAATGTGCGAAAAATGCAGCTGAGCCTTACCGTAGCGCCTACGGCTGCTTCCACACCTGTGTATTATTTCCCGCTGACAGGTGGCACTTACAACACCAGCACCAACGACCAGCATAACTGGGTGGTGCGTAACCAGTTGGTGTATGAGGCCAAGCCACGTCAGGGAAAAGATGCACTTACCCTGCAGGCCGGGCAGGAAGCGCAGGAACAATACGCCTATAACTCCAGTGTTAACATATATGGATATAACCGGGATTTGGGTACCTATCCGATGCTGGACTATCTTACCATGTCCAAAGGAGTACCAGGCACTATAACCGGTACAGGGTATCTCAACGGTACTTTCTACACGGTTGCCCGAACCATCACACGTTTTAATTCCTACTTTGCTTTGGCAAGCTACTCCTTTAATCAGAAGTACAGTGCTGACATGAGCTGGAGACAAGACCAGAGCAGCCTTTTTGGTAGTGACGTGTCTTCCCAGAACAAACCGGTATGGAGCCTGGGTGGCAAATGGAGGATAGATAAAGAGTCATTCATGTCAGGGATCAAATGGATCGATGCGCTTGCGCTGAGAAGTACTTACGGACTTCTGGGAAATTCCCCTTACGTAGGTGCGGCAACGTTGTATGATGTACTGAGACCCAATGCACAGGCATCAAGCGGTGGTATAGGTGGAGACGCCCTGACTATCTCCAGCGCGGCCAATAGAAAACTCTCCTGGGAAAGTGTGAAAGTTATCAATGTGGGGATCGATTTTGCCATGTTCCACAATCGCATCAATGGTAGTATTGAAGGATATAATAAGACAACAGTTGACCTGCTCAGTTTTCTCCCTGCAAATCCATTTACAGGATTCTCTCAAATCACCGGTAATCTCGGAAAGGCAAATAACAAAGGGATAGAGATCACGCTGAATTCAGAGAACATCCGCACTAATAATTTCAGGTGGACTACCCGATGGGTCTTCGGTTACAACCAGAATAAACTGGTATCCTGGGGGGCAAATTCGCCGATATATAACTCAACAAGTTCTAAAATAGCGTCTTCTAAGGTGGCTGGTTATCCACTCGGTGCAGTGTTCGCTTACAATTATGTAGGACTCGACAGTTTGGGCGATCCGCAAATAAGACTGGCCAATAACAAGGTGACCAAAAATCCCTACATCGCAACTGGTGACGACCTGGTATATAAGGGCGTTTCACAGCCCAAATTCAGTGGAGGACTTACCAATACTTTCAGTTATAAAGGTATTTCCCTGTCTGCAAATCTCATCTACAGCCTTGGTCATGTGATGCGCAGGGTGGTGAGCTTTAAAAGCTCCGGCCGTCTTTCTGACCGTGCCTACTTCGAAGGTAATCTCAGAACAGATTTTCTTGACCGCTGGAAAAAGCCAGGCGATGAAGCATTTACCAACGTGCCTTCCTATGTTTCCAGTCCGGCAATTGATTTTACCCGCAGAAACATGGACTACTTTAACTATGCTGACATAAATGTCGTAAGCGCTTCCTATATAAAACTCAGGGATATTTCCTTGTCATACGAGCTGCAGCCGGCTTTAGTGAAATGTTTAAGGTTACAACGTGCCAGTGTCTTTGCGCAGGCCGGCAACTTTATGATATGGAAAGCCAATCATTACGGCATTGATCCGGAATACAATGCGGACCCGCTTAACGGAAGTGGTTTTTATCCGGTGTCTAAACACAGTTATAGCCTGGGGTTAAGAGTAACACTTTAA
- a CDS encoding FecR family protein, with amino-acid sequence MFGFSKKFFKKNRVRIVFFLFPQVLYQFMYKSGTYYKDLLSRFIRNEITPGEVEELCAFIEREPQEYKEMLNREDIMALTAEVALDSQTVFSDKDVNSVRDQLLLHAGMQVSKAKPVAHGVRFLHRGWVRYAAAIILIAGVAIAIIVSDHRRYTGSGMASVNEGNVNNILPGSDKAVLTLDDKQIDLASDKTGIAVGETIAYTDGEKLSVAGKRLMLTTPNGGQYQLVLPDGSKAWLNAASSISFPSSFDGGKRQIKITGEVYLEVSKDESRPFLVDVDGKSTVEVLGTRFNINSYVNEGTIRTTVFEGSVRVAASGSSLSDGQGADIAGTGKVVLKPGQQAIVAVALPADRHPKTSVTDGSNKIAVLSDVDLSQTLAWKNGLFSFNNADIQTVMRQLERWYDIKVRYEGKDSGITIDGKMYRNVSLSSVLEFLRGSGVRFRMENKTLIIL; translated from the coding sequence TTGTTTGGCTTCTCCAAAAAGTTTTTTAAAAAAAACCGGGTTCGCATAGTCTTTTTTCTTTTTCCCCAAGTCTTATATCAGTTTATGTACAAATCAGGAACTTATTATAAAGACTTGCTTTCCCGATTTATCAGGAATGAAATTACACCTGGTGAGGTGGAGGAATTGTGTGCTTTTATCGAAAGAGAGCCGCAGGAATACAAAGAAATGCTGAATAGGGAGGATATAATGGCGCTTACAGCGGAAGTAGCCCTTGATTCCCAAACAGTATTTTCTGATAAAGATGTCAATAGCGTCAGGGATCAGTTGTTATTGCATGCCGGAATGCAGGTAAGCAAAGCTAAGCCTGTAGCGCATGGCGTGCGTTTCCTGCATCGCGGGTGGGTCCGTTATGCTGCTGCTATAATATTAATAGCAGGAGTTGCGATAGCTATTATTGTGTCGGATCACCGGCGATATACCGGCTCCGGAATGGCTTCGGTCAATGAGGGGAATGTCAATAATATTTTACCGGGATCCGATAAGGCCGTTCTGACCCTGGATGATAAACAAATTGATCTGGCGTCTGACAAAACCGGCATTGCTGTAGGTGAAACGATTGCTTATACCGACGGAGAGAAACTTTCAGTCGCAGGTAAAAGGCTGATGCTCACCACTCCAAACGGTGGTCAGTATCAGCTAGTATTGCCAGACGGCTCAAAAGCCTGGCTGAATGCAGCATCCAGCATCAGTTTTCCGTCATCCTTTGATGGTGGAAAAAGGCAAATAAAAATTACCGGTGAAGTTTATCTGGAAGTGAGCAAAGACGAGTCCAGACCATTTTTGGTTGATGTGGACGGGAAATCGACTGTTGAAGTGTTAGGGACCAGATTCAATATAAATTCTTACGTTAACGAGGGCACGATCAGGACAACCGTTTTCGAGGGGAGTGTGCGTGTAGCCGCAAGCGGTAGCTCGTTGTCAGACGGCCAGGGAGCCGATATTGCAGGGACAGGTAAGGTTGTTCTCAAACCCGGCCAACAAGCTATTGTTGCCGTTGCCTTGCCTGCTGATCGCCACCCGAAAACATCCGTAACAGATGGTTCCAATAAAATAGCGGTATTATCGGATGTGGATCTTTCTCAAACACTTGCCTGGAAAAATGGGTTGTTCAGTTTTAATAATGCTGATATCCAAACGGTGATGAGACAATTGGAAAGATGGTATGATATCAAGGTTCGTTATGAAGGAAAGGATTCAGGCATTACCATAGACGGCAAGATGTACCGCAATGTAAGTTTATCCAGCGTATTGGAATTCTTACGGGGATCAGGGGTGCGATTCAGGATGGAAAACAAAACTTTAATAATACTGTAA
- a CDS encoding RagB/SusD family nutrient uptake outer membrane protein produces MKKLLYLLICVITPVAFTACNKSFLEVVPLGSQVASSTSDYDKLMNSPDFYQARGGGGWQEEVLMGDDLAAEDGLFSPVSQHMTRLFQWQDVIYYPNDAYQRQPLLLSSLMTNQYQLNKIINEVLNSSGGTDVQKRSIRAEARATRAWSNFQLINLYANPYQAATAGTDLGFPIITQTDITATVFKRGTVQEMYDFIIKDLTEALPDLPVVPSIRTRMSKPAAEGLLGKIYLFMGRYNDALPMLNAAFNDLGTASAQLYDYNQTMGTGGAFLPISTNYGPTKGPGNSYIDMTESVLFKVYYNAGFNGNFYGNNGLVLTPETAALYGASDLRLLLYTNKNPDGSLNAGGRLRKYGVQYSRYGLELSELYLLRAECKARLNDLPGAIADVETLRAHRMPAADAPVPATVAGDQVALIKFIIEERIREFAMEGYRWFDMRRLSVDPLFAGITFTHTLYKKDGSTMSYTLRQSDRLVLQLPYLFMQYNPGMPNNP; encoded by the coding sequence ATGAAGAAATTACTATATCTCCTGATCTGCGTCATAACCCCTGTAGCTTTTACCGCTTGTAACAAAAGTTTTCTGGAGGTGGTGCCGTTGGGCAGCCAGGTGGCATCGTCTACGTCCGATTATGATAAACTGATGAACAGTCCTGATTTCTATCAGGCGCGTGGTGGTGGAGGATGGCAGGAAGAAGTATTAATGGGAGATGACCTGGCCGCAGAAGATGGGCTGTTCAGTCCTGTTTCCCAACATATGACCAGGCTTTTCCAGTGGCAGGATGTGATCTACTATCCGAATGATGCATATCAGCGTCAACCATTGTTGCTGAGCAGTCTTATGACCAATCAGTATCAGTTGAACAAGATCATTAATGAGGTGCTGAATTCCAGCGGAGGAACAGATGTACAAAAAAGAAGCATCCGCGCTGAAGCCCGGGCAACCCGTGCCTGGAGCAATTTCCAGCTCATTAATCTTTATGCAAACCCATATCAGGCTGCTACTGCAGGCACTGATCTGGGTTTTCCTATTATTACGCAGACAGATATCACAGCTACCGTATTTAAAAGAGGTACTGTGCAGGAAATGTATGATTTTATTATCAAGGACCTTACAGAAGCCCTGCCCGACTTGCCGGTAGTTCCAAGTATCCGTACCCGTATGTCCAAACCGGCAGCAGAAGGTTTGTTAGGTAAAATATACCTGTTTATGGGTCGTTATAATGACGCGTTGCCAATGCTGAATGCAGCTTTCAACGACCTGGGAACTGCCAGTGCCCAATTGTATGATTATAACCAGACCATGGGAACCGGCGGCGCGTTCTTGCCTATCAGCACCAACTATGGCCCAACTAAAGGACCTGGCAATAGTTATATTGACATGACAGAATCCGTGCTCTTCAAGGTTTATTATAATGCCGGATTTAATGGGAATTTTTATGGTAATAATGGGTTGGTGCTGACACCGGAAACAGCAGCCCTGTACGGAGCTTCCGATCTTCGCTTGCTCCTGTATACTAACAAGAATCCTGATGGTTCCCTCAATGCAGGTGGACGCCTGAGAAAATATGGTGTGCAATACAGCAGGTATGGGCTGGAGTTATCAGAATTATATCTGTTGCGTGCCGAATGCAAAGCACGACTCAACGACCTGCCAGGTGCAATAGCTGATGTGGAAACGCTCCGTGCTCACCGCATGCCGGCAGCAGACGCGCCCGTGCCAGCCACGGTGGCCGGCGATCAGGTAGCACTGATCAAATTCATTATTGAAGAGCGCATCCGTGAATTTGCCATGGAAGGCTATCGCTGGTTTGATATGCGCCGCCTTTCTGTAGACCCACTGTTCGCCGGAATAACGTTTACGCATACACTGTATAAAAAGGATGGTAGCACAATGTCATATACGCTGCGCCAATCCGACCGCCTGGTCTTGCAGCTACCGTACCTTTTCATGCAATACAATCCAGGCATGCCTAACAATCCATAA
- a CDS encoding Gldg family protein, with protein sequence MKTIIKIAKTELRTLFYSPIVWFLMIAFLVQCALAYMGLLERYLNYQEAGGLSATFIAHLTQRIFLSQDGFFNSVMDKLYLYIPLLTMGLISRETSSGTMRLLYSSPVKVWQIVLGKYAATMVYSLMMVGIAGICMAVGVFNIQSVDVGMLLSATLGFYLLLCTYAAIGLFMSCLSTYQVVAAISTFVAIAALSYVGSLWQNIDFVRDLTYFLSLSGRAHKLLGGLISTGDVLYFVLVTAMFLAFSYLKLKGGTESKPMIVKGARYVVVFVLVLLIGYFSSRPRFIGYYDATALKSNTLTPKLQDITKAFNDGPLEITVYNNLLNRNYYMGLPQARNGFIGRWGTYLRFKSDINFQFVNYYDSTYDDSQDDLKYYKGKSLKEIAEQKAKAQKLDINIFKTPEEIRKMIDLKPELGRFVMQLRYKNKTTFLRVFRDMEFFPGESEIAAAFKRLQQSRMPRVAFLTGELERSIHNSGDRDYKKLNNEPTFRHALINQGFDVDTVNAQTADIPTDITALVVADPKAAFSETVLIKLKKYIDNGGNLLIAGEPGKQAVLNPLLQSLGVQLMDGIIAQPGKDMAPDMALSYLTSTAAAFTKQVGKAYKDSLRVSMPGATGLTWDSNNGFTVKPLLMSDATESWIKKDRLVTDSGQIVFSAANGDDRRSVPLALSLSRKVHGREQRIIVTGDADCISNSELTAVHGDKQFANFYFSTSLFSWLSYGEFPIYTILPEGKDKKINITPSGLEVQKIFLLWVLPGLLLALGAAILIKRKRR encoded by the coding sequence ATGAAAACGATTATCAAAATTGCAAAAACAGAACTACGTACACTTTTCTATTCGCCGATAGTCTGGTTTCTGATGATTGCGTTCCTCGTACAGTGTGCCCTGGCCTACATGGGCCTGCTGGAGCGTTACCTCAATTACCAGGAAGCTGGTGGCTTGTCTGCAACGTTCATAGCGCACCTCACCCAAAGAATATTTCTCAGTCAGGATGGCTTTTTTAATTCGGTGATGGATAAGCTGTATCTCTATATACCATTGCTGACGATGGGGCTTATCAGCCGGGAAACCAGCAGTGGTACCATGCGGTTGCTTTATTCTTCACCGGTAAAGGTATGGCAGATCGTACTTGGGAAGTATGCGGCCACCATGGTATATAGCCTGATGATGGTAGGTATTGCCGGCATTTGTATGGCGGTAGGCGTCTTCAATATCCAGTCGGTAGACGTTGGTATGCTGCTTTCCGCTACCCTGGGCTTTTATCTGTTGCTGTGTACTTATGCAGCCATCGGTCTTTTCATGTCATGCCTCTCCACTTACCAGGTAGTAGCGGCCATCAGCACATTTGTAGCGATTGCGGCCCTGAGTTATGTTGGTTCTCTTTGGCAGAATATTGATTTTGTAAGAGATCTTACCTATTTCCTTTCGCTGTCAGGACGTGCACACAAGTTACTGGGAGGGTTAATCTCTACGGGCGACGTACTTTACTTCGTACTGGTTACGGCTATGTTCCTGGCTTTTAGTTATCTCAAACTGAAAGGTGGTACAGAGTCTAAGCCAATGATCGTAAAAGGTGCGCGGTATGTTGTAGTGTTCGTGCTGGTGCTGTTGATAGGGTACTTCAGCTCACGTCCCCGTTTTATCGGTTACTATGATGCCACTGCTCTGAAATCCAATACACTTACGCCTAAATTGCAGGACATTACTAAAGCGTTTAACGATGGTCCTCTTGAGATAACTGTTTATAACAATCTGTTAAACCGGAATTATTATATGGGCCTGCCTCAAGCCCGGAACGGATTTATTGGGAGATGGGGAACCTATTTAAGGTTCAAATCAGACATCAACTTCCAATTTGTAAACTATTATGACAGTACATATGATGACAGCCAGGACGACCTCAAATACTACAAGGGTAAAAGCCTTAAGGAAATAGCAGAACAGAAAGCAAAGGCACAGAAGCTGGATATAAATATCTTTAAAACACCGGAAGAGATCCGGAAAATGATAGACCTGAAGCCGGAGCTCGGTCGTTTTGTTATGCAACTGCGCTATAAGAATAAAACCACCTTTCTTCGTGTCTTTAGGGATATGGAGTTTTTTCCGGGTGAATCGGAGATAGCTGCTGCCTTTAAACGTCTGCAGCAATCCAGGATGCCCAGGGTCGCTTTCCTGACGGGAGAACTGGAGCGCAGCATTCATAACTCAGGAGATCGGGACTACAAGAAGCTGAACAATGAGCCCACTTTTCGGCATGCCCTCATAAACCAGGGGTTTGATGTAGATACGGTTAATGCGCAAACAGCCGATATTCCGACCGATATTACTGCCCTGGTAGTAGCTGATCCTAAGGCAGCCTTCAGCGAAACTGTCCTGATAAAGCTTAAAAAGTACATTGATAACGGCGGCAACCTGCTGATAGCCGGCGAGCCTGGAAAACAGGCAGTGCTCAATCCCTTGCTGCAAAGCCTGGGTGTACAGCTGATGGATGGTATCATTGCACAGCCTGGCAAAGATATGGCGCCTGACATGGCACTATCTTACCTGACCAGCACGGCTGCAGCGTTTACGAAACAAGTAGGCAAAGCTTATAAAGACAGTTTGCGTGTATCCATGCCAGGTGCAACCGGACTTACCTGGGATAGCAACAACGGCTTTACGGTAAAACCGCTGTTAATGTCCGACGCAACCGAAAGCTGGATTAAAAAGGACCGGCTGGTGACTGATTCCGGTCAGATCGTTTTTTCTGCCGCTAATGGCGATGACAGAAGATCAGTGCCGCTGGCCCTGAGCCTTAGCCGGAAAGTGCATGGTAGAGAACAACGTATCATTGTAACAGGTGATGCAGACTGCATCTCCAACAGTGAGTTGACTGCTGTGCATGGAGATAAGCAATTTGCCAATTTCTATTTTAGCACCTCGCTTTTCAGTTGGTTAAGCTATGGTGAGTTTCCTATCTATACCATACTTCCGGAAGGTAAGGACAAAAAAATCAATATAACGCCCAGCGGCCTGGAAGTACAGAAGATCTTTTTGCTGTGGGTGTTGCCTGGATTGTTGCTGGCCCTTGGAGCTGCTATATTAATCAAACGCAAAAGAAGGTAA
- a CDS encoding ABC transporter ATP-binding protein: MNSIVKIEHLSHKYSAAWAIRDINMEFSQTGIVGLLGSNGAGKSTTMNILCGTLNQTEGQVYINGFNMREQPQLAKKEVGFLPQQAPLHLELTVDEYLTYCANLRQMPKDKVQKALAEVKERCSITHFSKRLLRNLSGGYRQRVGIAQAIIHRPRLVVLDEPTNGLDPNQIIEVRALIKEIAKDCLVIFSSHILTEVQLLCKDIRMIEGGRIVFADTMDAFNNYVEPRSVVIHLENAPAEAALQQVAGVAKVEFLTEKLLRIHFDCDQEIAERLTAAAVHNGWRLREINFDKTALDTIFKQLSIKSSQS, translated from the coding sequence ATGAACAGCATCGTAAAAATTGAGCATCTCTCTCACAAGTATTCCGCTGCCTGGGCGATCCGTGATATCAACATGGAATTCAGCCAGACGGGCATAGTGGGACTATTGGGTTCTAACGGCGCGGGAAAGTCTACCACAATGAATATCCTTTGTGGAACGCTTAATCAAACCGAAGGACAGGTGTATATTAATGGATTCAACATGAGAGAACAGCCGCAGCTGGCCAAAAAAGAAGTGGGTTTCCTGCCACAGCAGGCGCCCCTTCACCTGGAGCTGACGGTAGACGAGTACCTGACCTATTGTGCCAACCTGCGGCAGATGCCGAAAGATAAGGTGCAGAAAGCATTAGCGGAAGTAAAGGAACGTTGCAGTATTACCCATTTCAGCAAGCGGTTGTTGCGTAACCTCTCTGGCGGTTACCGGCAGCGTGTGGGTATCGCTCAGGCTATTATTCACCGTCCCCGCCTGGTGGTGCTGGACGAGCCTACCAATGGCCTGGACCCTAACCAGATCATTGAAGTAAGAGCGCTGATCAAAGAGATAGCGAAGGATTGCCTCGTCATCTTTTCATCACATATCCTCACGGAAGTACAACTGCTCTGTAAAGACATCAGGATGATTGAGGGTGGCAGAATTGTTTTTGCTGATACGATGGACGCCTTTAATAATTACGTGGAACCACGCAGTGTGGTCATACACCTGGAAAACGCACCGGCTGAGGCAGCACTGCAGCAAGTAGCTGGTGTAGCGAAGGTGGAGTTCCTTACAGAAAAGCTGCTGCGGATACATTTCGACTGCGACCAGGAAATAGCCGAAAGGCTGACTGCTGCTGCAGTGCATAATGGCTGGCGCCTGCGTGAGATCAACTTCGATAAGACCGCGCTGGATACCATCTTCAAACAATTGTCCATCAAATCCTCTCAATCTTAA